The following proteins come from a genomic window of Sulfitobacter indolifex:
- a CDS encoding glutathione S-transferase family protein → MITLHHCPQTRSMRTLWLLHELDDVEFQVKMHAFDRSLRDPEYLVLSPAGRVPALEIDGERMFETGAITQYLCERYSPDRMGRSVGSPDRMAWLVWVHFAETISQHAAALTQQHIALRDDSMRSPIVMKLEAARISKCYDALEARLSTPLENRDYLLTSGFSAADISVGQAVYMARHFVKLDDHPSVAAWYERITERESFAQALPEEGRLYEQDFYAPWPVE, encoded by the coding sequence ATGATCACGCTGCACCACTGTCCGCAGACCCGCTCCATGCGCACGCTTTGGCTGCTGCATGAGCTTGATGACGTTGAGTTTCAGGTCAAGATGCATGCCTTTGACCGCAGCCTGCGGGATCCGGAGTACCTTGTTCTGTCCCCCGCAGGCCGTGTGCCCGCACTAGAGATCGACGGCGAGCGCATGTTTGAGACCGGGGCGATCACGCAATACCTCTGCGAGCGCTATTCGCCCGACCGGATGGGCCGCTCGGTCGGCAGCCCTGATCGTATGGCGTGGCTGGTTTGGGTGCATTTCGCCGAGACGATCAGCCAGCACGCGGCGGCGCTGACCCAGCAGCATATCGCCCTGCGCGACGATTCCATGCGAAGCCCCATCGTGATGAAGCTCGAAGCCGCGCGGATCAGCAAATGCTATGACGCGCTTGAGGCCCGGTTAAGCACACCTTTGGAAAACCGGGACTACCTACTTACCAGTGGGTTTTCAGCTGCCGACATCTCGGTAGGCCAAGCGGTCTATATGGCGCGACATTTCGTGAAATTGGATGACCACCCTTCGGTTGCGGCGTGGTATGAACGGATCACGGAACGCGAAAGCTTTGCGCAAGCACTGCCCGAGGAGGGGCGGCTGTATGAGCAGGATTTCTATGCGCCTTGGCCGGTTGAGTAA
- a CDS encoding hydroxymethylglutaryl-CoA lyase → MSLGPCEIFEVGPRDGLQNEKREIPVAEKVALVNKLSEAGFRRIECASFVSPKWVPQMAGSGDVLAGINRADGVRYAALTPNMRGYEDAVAAKADEIAIFASASEGFSQKNINASIEEAFERFAPILEEARHIDLPVRGYVSCVIECPYDGKVAPADVARVADRLFAMGCYEVSLGDTIGAGTPDSIARMLLAVRDVVPVGRLAGHYHDTHGRAMANIDASLSMGVRVFDAAVGGLGGCPYAPGAAGNVATEAVNEHLMALGYDTGVDQAVVEEAAEMARAMRG, encoded by the coding sequence ATGAGCCTTGGACCATGTGAGATTTTCGAGGTCGGCCCGCGGGACGGCTTGCAGAACGAAAAGCGCGAAATACCGGTGGCCGAAAAGGTGGCACTGGTGAACAAGCTCAGCGAAGCCGGGTTCCGCCGGATCGAATGCGCCAGTTTCGTAAGCCCCAAATGGGTGCCCCAGATGGCCGGGTCAGGCGATGTTCTGGCGGGCATCAACCGCGCTGACGGCGTGCGCTACGCGGCACTTACCCCCAATATGCGCGGCTATGAAGACGCGGTGGCCGCGAAGGCCGATGAGATTGCAATCTTCGCCTCAGCCTCCGAAGGGTTCAGCCAGAAGAACATTAACGCCAGCATCGAAGAGGCGTTTGAGCGTTTCGCCCCGATCCTCGAAGAAGCGCGGCATATTGATCTGCCGGTGCGGGGCTATGTTTCTTGCGTGATCGAATGCCCTTACGACGGCAAGGTCGCGCCTGCGGATGTGGCGCGGGTGGCTGACAGGCTCTTTGCCATGGGCTGCTATGAGGTCTCGCTCGGTGACACCATCGGTGCAGGTACGCCTGACAGCATCGCGCGAATGCTGCTGGCGGTGCGCGATGTGGTGCCGGTGGGCCGCCTTGCAGGCCATTACCACGACACCCATGGCCGGGCGATGGCGAACATCGATGCGTCGCTTTCCATGGGCGTGCGGGTCTTTGATGCCGCCGTGGGCGGCTTGGGTGGATGCCCTTACGCGCCGGGTGCTGCGGGCAATGTCGCCACGGAGGCGGTGAACGAACATCTAATGGCTCTGGGTTATGACACCGGGGTCGATCAGGCGGTGGTCGAAGAGGCCGCCGAGATGGCACGGGCGATGCGAGGCTAA
- a CDS encoding crotonase/enoyl-CoA hydratase family protein, with product MYETLTIETDARGVAVLTLNRPEKHNAMSAQMLADLTDAAGKLASDDAVRVVVLTGAGKSFCAGGDLGWMRDQADMDAETRSAEAGKLATMLGALNALPKPVIGKLQGNAFGGGVGMASVCDVAVGVDTLKMGFTETRLGIIPATIGPYVLARMGEGRARRVFMSARLFGAAEAVDLGLLASAVPAEELDAAVEAEVVPYLSCAPGAVAAAKKLAQDLGGIATPEAVAMSIDALAARWETEEAAEGIGAFFDKRKAAWVV from the coding sequence ATGTACGAGACTTTGACGATCGAGACCGACGCGCGCGGGGTGGCGGTGCTTACCCTGAACCGTCCTGAAAAGCACAATGCCATGTCGGCGCAGATGCTGGCGGACCTGACGGATGCCGCCGGAAAGCTCGCCAGTGATGATGCGGTGCGTGTCGTGGTCCTGACCGGGGCGGGCAAATCCTTCTGCGCCGGGGGCGATTTGGGCTGGATGCGTGATCAGGCGGATATGGACGCTGAGACACGCTCGGCTGAGGCGGGCAAGCTGGCAACGATGCTGGGCGCGCTGAATGCGCTGCCAAAGCCTGTGATCGGCAAGTTGCAGGGCAATGCCTTTGGCGGCGGGGTCGGTATGGCCTCGGTCTGCGACGTGGCCGTTGGGGTCGATACGCTCAAGATGGGCTTCACCGAAACACGCCTTGGCATCATCCCCGCAACCATTGGGCCTTACGTTTTGGCGCGGATGGGCGAGGGGCGTGCGCGGCGGGTATTTATGTCTGCGCGGCTGTTTGGGGCGGCAGAGGCGGTTGACTTGGGGCTGCTTGCCAGCGCCGTTCCAGCCGAAGAACTCGACGCGGCGGTTGAGGCCGAAGTCGTGCCTTATCTCTCCTGCGCACCGGGGGCGGTGGCGGCTGCCAAGAAACTGGCGCAGGACTTGGGTGGAATCGCCACGCCCGAGGCGGTGGCCATGTCCATCGACGCGCTCGCCGCGCGTTGGGAAACCGAAGAAGCCGCCGAAGGAATCGGCGCCTTTTTCGACAAGCGCAAAGCGGCTTGGGTGGTCTAG
- a CDS encoding NADH-quinone oxidoreductase subunit A: protein MDHMLREYLPILVFLAVAIGLGLVLILAAVVVAVRNPDPEKVSAYECGFNAFDDARMKFDVRFYLVSILFIIFDLEIAFLFPWAVAFKDVSMVGFWSMMVFLGVLTAGFAYEWKKGALEWQ from the coding sequence TTGGACCACATGCTGCGGGAATACCTGCCTATCCTCGTTTTTCTGGCCGTGGCGATTGGCCTTGGCCTTGTGCTGATCCTTGCCGCTGTGGTGGTTGCTGTGCGCAATCCGGACCCGGAAAAGGTCTCGGCTTATGAATGCGGGTTCAACGCTTTTGACGACGCGCGGATGAAATTCGACGTGCGTTTCTATCTGGTGTCGATCCTCTTCATCATCTTCGATCTCGAAATCGCTTTCCTCTTCCCGTGGGCCGTGGCCTTTAAAGACGTGAGCATGGTGGGCTTTTGGTCAATGATGGTGTTCTTGGGCGTGCTGACGGCGGGCTTCGCCTATGAATGGAAGAAGGGAGCGCTGGAATGGCAGTAA
- a CDS encoding NuoB/complex I 20 kDa subunit family protein, which produces MGDGHQSPRIKSGASAPEAYGQYGAGADRDVATHSLNAELQDKGFLLTSTEDIINWARTGSLHWMTFGLACCAVEMMHSSMPRYDLERFGTAPRASPRQSDLMIVAGTLTNKMAPALRKVYDQMPEPRYVISMGSCANGGGYYHYSYSVVRGCDRIVPVDVYVPGCPPTAEALLYGILQLQRKIRRTGTIVR; this is translated from the coding sequence ATGGGCGATGGCCACCAAAGCCCTCGGATCAAATCTGGCGCTTCTGCTCCTGAGGCCTATGGCCAGTACGGCGCAGGCGCAGACCGTGATGTGGCCACCCATAGCCTCAACGCCGAGTTGCAGGACAAGGGTTTCCTGCTGACCTCGACCGAAGATATTATCAATTGGGCGCGTACCGGCAGCTTGCACTGGATGACCTTTGGTCTGGCCTGCTGCGCGGTTGAGATGATGCACAGCTCCATGCCGCGCTATGACCTTGAGCGTTTCGGGACGGCACCGCGCGCTTCTCCGCGCCAGTCGGACCTGATGATCGTCGCGGGCACGCTGACCAATAAAATGGCCCCGGCGCTGCGCAAGGTCTACGACCAGATGCCAGAGCCGCGCTATGTGATTTCCATGGGGTCCTGCGCCAATGGCGGCGGCTACTACCACTACAGCTATTCGGTCGTGCGCGGCTGTGACCGGATCGTGCCGGTTGATGTGTACGTACCCGGCTGTCCGCCCACGGCGGAGGCGCTGCTGTATGGTATCCTCCAGTTGCAGCGTAAAATCCGCCGCACAGGGACGATTGTGCGCTAA
- a CDS encoding NADH-quinone oxidoreductase subunit C, with the protein MSEQLQELGAYIEAKRPDCVLGWDVTRGELNMDVALANIAGLVEFLKGDPTCRFSTLVDITAVDYPGRAKRFDVVYHFLSMYQNHRIRLRATAREKDMVPSITGVHPSADWFEREVFDMFGILFSGHPDLRRILTDYGFRGHPLRKDFPTTGYTEVRYDEAAKRVVYEPVSLVQEYRQFDFMSPWEGAEYILPGDDKSAPDGHVSKDAK; encoded by the coding sequence ATGAGCGAACAACTGCAGGAACTTGGAGCCTATATCGAGGCCAAGCGGCCCGATTGTGTGCTGGGATGGGATGTCACCCGAGGTGAGCTGAACATGGACGTGGCGCTGGCGAATATCGCGGGCCTTGTGGAGTTCCTTAAGGGCGATCCGACCTGCCGTTTCTCGACCTTGGTCGACATCACGGCAGTGGACTACCCCGGTCGTGCCAAACGGTTCGACGTGGTTTATCACTTCCTGTCGATGTACCAAAACCACCGCATCCGCCTGCGTGCCACCGCGCGTGAAAAGGATATGGTGCCGTCGATCACCGGTGTGCACCCCAGTGCCGATTGGTTCGAGCGTGAAGTTTTCGACATGTTCGGCATTCTGTTTTCTGGCCACCCGGACCTGCGCCGCATCCTGACCGACTATGGCTTTCGCGGCCATCCGCTGCGCAAGGATTTCCCGACCACAGGCTATACCGAAGTGCGCTATGACGAAGCCGCCAAGCGCGTGGTCTATGAGCCGGTAAGCCTTGTGCAAGAGTACCGTCAGTTCGACTTCATGTCGCCATGGGAAGGCGCGGAATACATCCTGCCCGGCGATGACAAGTCGGCGCCTGACGGTCATGTGAGCAAGGACGCGAAGTAA
- a CDS encoding NADH-quinone oxidoreductase subunit D: MDGDIRTKAFDDGSTDFESGEQKIRNFNINFGPQHPAAHGVLRLVLELDGEVVERCDPHIGLLHRGTEKLMESRTYLQNLPYFDRLDYVAPMNQEHAWCLAIEKLTGTMVPRRASLIRVLFCEIGRVLNHLLNITTQALDVGALTPPLWGFEERESLMIFYERACGARLHAAYFRPGGVHQDLPPALLDDIEAWSKQFLTKFMVDIDELLTENRIFKQRNVDIGIVTEQEILDYGFSGVMVRGSGLAWDLRRSQPYECYDEFDFQIPVGKNGDCFDRYLCRMEEMRQSTYIIQQAIEKLRAPEGQGDILARGKITPPSRTAMKTDMESLIHHFKLYTEGFHVPEGEVYCAVEAPKGEFGVYLVADGSNKPYRAKIRAPGFLHLQAMDHVATGHQLADVAAIIGTMDVVFGEIDR, encoded by the coding sequence ATGGACGGCGACATTCGCACAAAAGCCTTTGACGACGGGTCGACCGACTTTGAGTCCGGCGAGCAGAAGATTCGCAACTTCAACATCAACTTCGGCCCGCAACACCCTGCCGCGCACGGTGTTTTGCGTCTGGTGCTGGAGCTGGATGGCGAAGTTGTAGAGCGTTGCGATCCGCATATCGGCCTGCTGCACCGTGGCACCGAAAAGCTGATGGAAAGCCGCACTTATCTGCAGAACCTGCCGTACTTCGACCGGCTCGATTATGTTGCTCCGATGAACCAAGAGCACGCTTGGTGTCTGGCGATCGAAAAGCTGACTGGCACCATGGTGCCGCGCCGCGCCTCGCTGATCCGGGTGCTGTTTTGTGAGATTGGCCGGGTGCTGAACCACCTGCTCAACATCACCACGCAGGCGCTTGACGTGGGCGCGCTGACCCCGCCGCTTTGGGGTTTTGAAGAGCGTGAAAGCCTGATGATCTTTTATGAGCGGGCCTGTGGTGCGCGCTTGCACGCGGCCTACTTCCGCCCCGGTGGTGTGCACCAAGACCTGCCGCCCGCACTGTTGGATGATATCGAAGCGTGGTCCAAGCAGTTCTTGACCAAGTTCATGGTCGATATTGACGAGTTGCTGACCGAAAACCGTATCTTCAAACAGCGGAACGTCGACATCGGCATCGTGACCGAGCAAGAAATCCTCGACTACGGTTTCAGCGGTGTCATGGTGCGCGGTTCGGGTCTGGCTTGGGACCTGCGGCGCTCGCAACCCTATGAATGCTATGACGAATTCGATTTCCAAATCCCCGTGGGCAAGAACGGCGACTGTTTCGATCGCTACCTCTGCCGGATGGAAGAGATGCGCCAGTCGACCTACATCATCCAGCAGGCAATCGAGAAACTGCGCGCGCCTGAAGGGCAGGGCGATATCCTTGCCCGTGGCAAGATCACCCCGCCATCGCGCACCGCGATGAAGACAGACATGGAAAGCCTGATCCACCACTTCAAGCTCTACACCGAAGGCTTCCACGTGCCCGAAGGTGAGGTTTACTGCGCGGTTGAGGCGCCGAAGGGTGAGTTTGGTGTCTACCTCGTTGCAGATGGCTCCAACAAACCCTACCGCGCCAAGATCCGCGCGCCCGGCTTCTTGCACCTACAGGCGATGGACCATGTGGCCACAGGCCACCAGCTTGCCGATGTGGCCGCGATCATCGGTACGATGGACGTCGTCTTTGGAGAGATCGACCGGTGA
- a CDS encoding NADH-quinone oxidoreductase subunit E — translation MLRRLHPDQPDSFAFTPANQEWAEAQITKFPEGRQASAIIPLLWRAQEQEGWLTRPAIEHVSEMLGMAYIRGLEVATFYFMFQLQPVGSVAHIQVCGTTSCMICGAEDLVAVCKERIANKPHELSADGRFSWEEVECLGACSNAPMAQIGKDYYEDLTTARLNEILDELSDGRVPVPGPQNGRYASEPLGGLTSLTDHESGRTQYNASAQAAVDIGDTVKRIDGTEVPLLTPWLKQPEAPQAETTEEVEAEEPRPAKGEGADKTGVTEQQAEAASKSKPPSSDDPKGEASQDEKPEATAPKAAAPAAGAGKKPDQLEAPRESGADDLKRIKGVGPKLEQMLNSMGFYHFDQIANWGPDEVAWVDQNLEGFKGRVSRDNWVEQAGSLAKD, via the coding sequence ATGCTCCGCCGTCTACACCCTGACCAGCCCGACAGTTTTGCCTTCACGCCCGCCAACCAAGAATGGGCCGAAGCGCAGATCACCAAATTTCCTGAAGGCCGTCAGGCCAGCGCGATCATCCCACTGCTGTGGCGCGCCCAAGAGCAAGAGGGCTGGCTGACCCGTCCGGCGATCGAACATGTCTCGGAAATGCTGGGCATGGCCTATATCCGTGGGCTGGAAGTGGCGACATTCTACTTTATGTTCCAGTTGCAACCTGTTGGTTCCGTGGCACATATTCAAGTTTGTGGCACCACGTCCTGCATGATCTGTGGGGCCGAAGATTTGGTCGCCGTCTGCAAAGAGCGCATCGCCAACAAACCGCATGAGCTGTCGGCAGATGGCCGTTTCTCTTGGGAAGAGGTCGAATGCCTAGGGGCGTGCTCCAACGCGCCGATGGCCCAGATCGGCAAAGACTATTACGAAGACCTGACCACCGCGCGGCTGAACGAAATCCTTGATGAGTTGAGCGATGGGCGCGTGCCGGTGCCCGGCCCGCAGAACGGGCGCTATGCATCCGAGCCTCTGGGCGGTCTGACCAGCTTGACCGACCATGAGAGCGGCCGCACACAGTATAACGCGAGCGCGCAGGCGGCGGTCGACATCGGCGATACCGTCAAGCGGATCGATGGCACCGAAGTGCCGCTGCTGACGCCTTGGCTGAAACAACCCGAAGCCCCGCAGGCGGAAACGACTGAAGAGGTCGAAGCCGAAGAGCCGCGTCCGGCGAAAGGCGAGGGTGCCGATAAGACCGGCGTGACCGAGCAACAGGCCGAGGCGGCCTCAAAGAGCAAGCCACCCTCTAGCGATGATCCCAAAGGGGAAGCCTCGCAGGATGAAAAGCCGGAGGCGACCGCGCCAAAAGCTGCGGCACCTGCAGCTGGTGCAGGCAAGAAGCCGGATCAGTTGGAAGCACCGCGCGAGTCTGGCGCGGATGACCTTAAGCGGATCAAAGGGGTCGGGCCAAAACTGGAGCAGATGCTTAACAGCATGGGTTTTTATCATTTTGATCAGATCGCCAACTGGGGCCCGGATGAGGTCGCATGGGTCGATCAGAACCTCGAAGGGTTCAAGGGCCGGGTCAGCCGCGACAATTGGGTAGAACAGGCCGGGAGCCTCGCCAAGGACTAA
- a CDS encoding DUF5337 domain-containing protein, with protein MSEAEDKALARKGRIAGLVIAVTMTLWVLLQWVAPAIGLPGRYALLFDFAALAALFWAMVVIYQMWQARAASRENQR; from the coding sequence ATGAGCGAAGCCGAAGACAAAGCACTTGCCCGCAAGGGCCGCATCGCAGGGCTGGTCATTGCCGTGACCATGACACTATGGGTGCTCTTGCAATGGGTCGCCCCGGCGATCGGGTTGCCGGGGCGTTATGCGTTGCTCTTCGATTTTGCTGCACTGGCCGCGCTTTTCTGGGCGATGGTCGTGATTTATCAAATGTGGCAGGCCCGCGCGGCCAGCCGTGAGAACCAAAGGTAG
- the nuoF gene encoding NADH-quinone oxidoreductase subunit NuoF: MLQDKDRIFTNIYGMHDRTLKGAQSRGHWDGTAGIIQKGRDWIVDQMKASGLRGRGGAGFPTGLKWSFMPKESDGRPSYLVVNADESEPGTCKDREIMRHDPHTLIEGCLIASFAMNAHACYIYLRGEYIREREALQTAIDEAYEAGLVGKNASKSGWDFDIYLHHGAGAYICGEETALLESLEGKKGMPRMKPPFPAGAGLYGCPTTVNNVESIAVVPTILRRGPEWFAGFGRANNAGTKLFAISGHVNNPCVVEEAMSIGFEELIETHCGGIRGGWDNLKAVIPGGSSVPLIPGKDMRDAIMDFDYLREQRSGLGTAAVIVMDNSTDVIKAIWRLSKFYKHESCGQCTPCREGTGWMMRVMDRLVTGDAEPEEIDMLLDVTKQVEGHTICALGDAAAWPIQGLIRHFRDEIEDRIKHKRTGRVSAVAAE, from the coding sequence ATGCTTCAGGACAAAGACCGCATTTTTACCAACATCTACGGCATGCATGACCGCACCTTGAAAGGCGCGCAGTCGCGCGGCCATTGGGATGGCACGGCCGGGATCATTCAAAAGGGCCGTGATTGGATCGTGGACCAGATGAAAGCTTCTGGCCTGCGAGGTCGGGGCGGGGCGGGCTTCCCAACGGGCCTCAAATGGTCCTTCATGCCCAAGGAAAGCGATGGTCGCCCATCTTATCTGGTGGTCAACGCCGACGAATCCGAGCCGGGGACATGTAAAGACCGCGAGATCATGCGCCACGATCCGCATACGCTGATCGAGGGCTGCCTGATCGCGTCCTTCGCGATGAATGCCCATGCCTGCTACATCTACCTGCGCGGCGAATACATTCGCGAGCGTGAAGCGCTGCAGACCGCGATTGATGAGGCCTATGAGGCTGGGTTGGTGGGCAAGAACGCCTCCAAATCCGGTTGGGATTTCGACATCTACCTGCACCACGGTGCCGGTGCCTATATCTGTGGCGAAGAAACTGCGCTTCTGGAAAGCCTTGAAGGCAAGAAAGGCATGCCGCGGATGAAGCCGCCATTCCCTGCGGGCGCGGGCCTTTATGGTTGCCCGACCACGGTGAACAACGTTGAATCCATCGCCGTGGTGCCGACCATCCTGCGCCGTGGGCCGGAATGGTTCGCGGGCTTTGGCCGCGCCAACAACGCGGGCACCAAACTGTTCGCGATCTCGGGTCACGTCAACAACCCCTGCGTTGTCGAAGAGGCGATGAGCATTGGGTTTGAAGAGCTGATTGAGACGCATTGCGGCGGCATCCGCGGCGGCTGGGACAACCTCAAGGCCGTGATCCCCGGCGGGTCTTCGGTGCCGCTGATCCCGGGCAAAGACATGCGCGATGCGATCATGGATTTCGACTACCTGCGCGAGCAGCGCTCCGGCCTCGGCACGGCGGCGGTGATCGTGATGGACAACTCCACCGACGTAATCAAAGCGATCTGGCGTTTGTCGAAGTTCTACAAGCACGAAAGCTGCGGGCAATGTACGCCCTGCCGCGAAGGCACCGGCTGGATGATGCGCGTGATGGACCGTCTGGTGACCGGCGATGCAGAGCCCGAAGAGATCGATATGCTGCTAGATGTGACCAAACAGGTCGAAGGCCACACGATCTGCGCGCTTGGCGATGCGGCGGCTTGGCCGATCCAAGGTCTGATCCGTCACTTCCGGGATGAGATTGAAGACCGGATCAAGCACAAGCGCACGGGCCGTGTCAGCGCGGTCGCGGCGGAGTAA
- a CDS encoding DUF5333 domain-containing protein has product MRTLMIAVMGLSLTAATVTPAMAKPPLREVAAIDDALLDIGVADIIRKNCPDISARMLRAVKMAWDLKGKAGDLGYSDAEIDAYIDSDAEKARMKARGAAFFKAKGVDTSDPQSYCALGRDEIQKSSRIGSLLKAK; this is encoded by the coding sequence ATGCGCACCCTGATGATCGCCGTGATGGGCCTGAGCCTGACCGCCGCCACCGTGACGCCCGCCATGGCCAAGCCGCCGCTGCGCGAAGTGGCTGCCATCGACGACGCACTGCTGGACATCGGCGTGGCCGACATCATCCGCAAGAACTGCCCCGACATCAGTGCGCGGATGCTGCGCGCGGTCAAGATGGCGTGGGATTTGAAAGGCAAGGCAGGCGATCTGGGCTACTCCGACGCCGAGATCGACGCCTACATCGACAGTGACGCTGAAAAAGCACGGATGAAAGCGCGCGGAGCCGCGTTTTTCAAGGCGAAGGGGGTCGATACTTCGGACCCGCAAAGCTATTGTGCGCTTGGACGCGACGAGATTCAAAAATCGAGCCGGATCGGTTCGTTACTGAAGGCAAAGTGA
- the nuoG gene encoding NADH-quinone oxidoreductase subunit NuoG, with translation MSDIRKIIIDGKEVEVEGAMTLIQACEQVGVEVPRFCYHERLSIAGNCRMCLVEVVGGPPKPAASCAMQVRDLRPGPEGQPPVVKTNSPMVKKAREGVMEFLLINHPLDCPICDQGGECDLQDQAMAYGVDFSRYREPKRATEDLDLGPLVETHMTRCISCTRCVRFTTEVAGQHVMGQTGRGEDAEITTYLGSLIDSNLSGNIIDLCPVGALVSKPYAFTARPWELSKTESIDVMDALGSNIRVDTKGREVMRFLPRNHDGVNEEWISDKTRFVWDGLRRQRLDTPYIRENGKLRKASWPEALNAAAAAMKGKKLAGLVGDLVSVEAAFALKQLIEGQGGVVECRTDGAKLPAGNRFGYVGNARIEDLDDAKMIQLIGCNPAIEAPVLNARIRKAWSKGAEIGLIGEAADLTYPHHHLGNDRATLDKLMGSDFDEVLEQPSVIVVGQGALREADGAAVLAKAMELAEKTKSKLMILHTAASRVGAMDISATAENGMEDVNAAEVIYNLGADEIEIGAGPFVIYQGSHGDRGAHRADIILPGAAYTEEPGLFVNTEGRPQIAQRAGFAPGQAKENWAILRALSAEMGAQLGYDSVAELRRKLIKAVPHLANVDEVPENEWNALPAGMLGDASFKPAVHDFYLSNPIARASQLMAELSALAAARRAEPMAAE, from the coding sequence ATGAGCGATATCCGCAAGATCATCATCGACGGTAAAGAAGTCGAAGTCGAAGGGGCGATGACGCTCATTCAGGCCTGCGAGCAGGTGGGCGTCGAGGTGCCGCGTTTCTGTTATCACGAGCGCTTGTCGATCGCTGGTAACTGCCGGATGTGTCTTGTGGAAGTCGTCGGCGGGCCGCCCAAGCCCGCCGCCTCCTGCGCCATGCAGGTGCGCGACCTGCGGCCTGGTCCCGAAGGCCAGCCGCCGGTTGTGAAAACCAACTCGCCGATGGTTAAAAAAGCCCGCGAGGGGGTGATGGAGTTCCTCCTGATCAACCACCCGCTGGATTGCCCGATCTGCGATCAGGGCGGTGAGTGTGATCTTCAGGACCAGGCGATGGCCTACGGCGTCGACTTCTCGCGCTACCGCGAGCCCAAGCGGGCGACCGAAGACCTTGATCTTGGTCCGCTCGTTGAGACTCACATGACCCGCTGCATTTCCTGCACCCGCTGCGTGCGCTTCACGACCGAGGTCGCGGGCCAGCATGTCATGGGCCAGACCGGCCGGGGTGAGGATGCGGAGATCACGACCTATCTCGGCTCGCTGATCGACAGCAACCTGTCGGGCAATATCATCGACCTCTGCCCCGTCGGCGCGCTGGTTTCCAAACCATATGCCTTTACGGCGCGCCCATGGGAACTCAGCAAGACCGAGAGTATCGACGTGATGGACGCGCTTGGCTCCAACATCCGCGTGGATACCAAAGGCCGCGAAGTCATGCGATTCCTGCCGCGCAACCATGATGGCGTGAACGAAGAGTGGATTTCCGACAAAACGCGTTTCGTTTGGGACGGTCTGCGCCGTCAGCGTCTCGACACACCCTACATCCGCGAGAACGGCAAGCTGCGCAAAGCGTCTTGGCCTGAGGCGTTGAACGCGGCTGCGGCGGCGATGAAGGGCAAGAAACTGGCCGGGCTGGTTGGCGATCTGGTGTCTGTTGAGGCCGCCTTTGCGCTGAAGCAGTTGATCGAAGGGCAGGGCGGTGTCGTCGAATGCCGCACCGATGGCGCGAAGCTGCCTGCGGGCAACCGCTTTGGCTATGTTGGCAACGCGCGGATCGAAGACTTGGATGACGCCAAGATGATCCAGCTCATTGGCTGCAACCCAGCGATTGAGGCGCCAGTGCTAAACGCCCGCATTCGCAAGGCCTGGAGCAAGGGCGCAGAGATCGGTCTGATCGGCGAAGCCGCTGACCTGACCTATCCGCATCACCATCTGGGAAATGATCGCGCAACCCTCGACAAACTGATGGGCAGCGATTTCGACGAGGTGCTGGAGCAGCCTTCGGTGATCGTCGTCGGCCAAGGCGCGCTGCGCGAAGCCGATGGCGCAGCGGTTCTGGCGAAAGCGATGGAACTGGCCGAAAAGACCAAGAGCAAGCTGATGATTCTGCACACCGCTGCCTCGCGCGTTGGCGCGATGGACATCAGTGCGACTGCTGAGAACGGCATGGAGGATGTGAACGCGGCAGAGGTGATCTATAACCTCGGTGCGGATGAGATTGAGATCGGTGCCGGTCCTTTCGTGATCTACCAAGGCAGCCACGGCGACCGTGGTGCACACCGCGCCGACATCATCCTGCCGGGTGCCGCCTATACCGAAGAGCCGGGGCTTTTCGTGAACACCGAAGGCCGCCCGCAAATTGCGCAGCGCGCAGGGTTTGCGCCCGGTCAGGCCAAGGAAAACTGGGCGATTCTGCGGGCGCTTTCTGCTGAAATGGGTGCGCAACTCGGATATGATTCCGTTGCTGAACTGCGGCGCAAGCTCATCAAGGCCGTGCCACATCTGGCAAATGTCGACGAAGTGCCGGAAAACGAATGGAACGCGCTGCCCGCAGGTATGCTGGGCGATGCGTCCTTTAAGCCCGCTGTGCATGATTTCTACCTCTCCAACCCAATCGCCCGCGCCAGCCAGTTGATGGCGGAACTGTCGGCCTTGGCCGCCGCGCGCCGCGCCGAGCCGATGGCGGCGGAGTGA